The proteins below are encoded in one region of Canis lupus dingo isolate Sandy chromosome 30, ASM325472v2, whole genome shotgun sequence:
- the TRIM69 gene encoding E3 ubiquitin-protein ligase TRIM69 isoform X3 yields the protein MLSCGHNFCQACIQNFWKQQAKETFCPECKMLCQYSNCTFNLVLEKLVEKIKKLPLLKGHPQCPEHGENLKLFSKPDGKLICFQCKDARLSVEQSKDFLQISDAVCFFMEELTIHQGQLEATLKELQSLKNMQKDAIAAYKENKLHLQQHISLEFLKLHQFLHSKEKNILNDLREEGKALNEEMELNLNQLQEQCLLAKEMLVSIQARMEQQNPFDFLKDITSLLDSLEQGTRVLMPRELISRKLNPGLYKGPIQYMMWREMQSSLSPGLSSLTLDPKTAHPNLMLSKNRTSVWHGDIKQVMPDDPERFDSSVAVLGSKGFTSGKWYWEVEVAKKTKWTVGVVRESIIRKGSCPLTPEQGFWLLRLRNQIDLKALDLPSYSLKLTNNLNKVGIYLDYEGGQVSFYNAKTMTHIYTFSSTFMEKLYPYFCPCLNDGGENKEPLHILHPQ from the exons ATGCTAAGCTGTGGCCACAACTTCTGCCAGGCCTGTATCCAAAACTTTTGGAAGCAGCAAGCAAAGGAAACATTCTGTCCTGAGTGTAAGATGCTATGTCAATATAGTAACTGTACATTCAATCTTGTACTGGAGAAGCTGGTAGAGAAGATTAAGAAGCTACCCTTACTCAAGGGCCATCCACAGTGCCCAGAGCATGGAGAGAACCTGAAACTATTCAGTAAGCCAGATGGGAAACTGATCTGCTTTCAATGCAAAGATGCTCGGCTGTCTGTGGAGCAGTCTAAAGATTTCCTGCAGATCTCTGATGCTGTCTGTTTCTTCATG GAGGAGCTCACCATCCATCAGGGTCAACTGGAGGCAACCCTGAAGGAACTTCAGTCCCTGAAGAATATGCAGAAAGATGCTATTGCTGCTTACAAG GAAAACAAGCTACATCTGCAGCAACACATCTCCTTGGAGTTTCTAAAGCTACATCAGttcctgcacagcaaagaaaagaacattttaaatgatcTCCGAGAAGAGGGGAAAGCCTTGAATGAGGAGATGGAGCTGAATCTGAACCAGCTTCAAGAACAGTGTCTCCTAGCCAAGGAGATGTTGGTGAGCATCCAGGCACGAATGGAACAGCAGAATCCCTTCGACTTTCTCAAA GATATCACATCTCTCTTGGATAG CTTGGAGCAAGGAACGAGGGTACTGATGCCCAGAGAGCTTATCTCCAGAAAGCTGAACCCAGGCCTATACAAAGGTCCCATCCAATACATGATGTGGAGGGAAATgcagtcctctctctctccag GCTTATCTTCATTAACTCTGGACCCTAAAACAGCTCACCCAAATCTGATGCTCTCCAAAAATCGAACCAGTGTGTGGCATGGTGACATTAAGCAGGTAATGCCTGATGATCCAGAGAGATTTGACTCAAGTGTGGCTGTGCTCGGCTCAAAGGGCTTCACATCTGGAAAGTGGTACTGGGAAGTAGAAGTAGCAAAGAAGACAAAATGGACAGTTGGAGTCGTCAGAGAATCTATCATTCGGAAGGGCAGCTGTCCTCTAACTCCTGAGCAAGGATTCTGGCTTTTAAGACTAAGGAACCAAATTGACCTAAAGGCTCTGGATTTGCCTTCTTACAGTCTGAAATTGACTAACAATCTCAACAAGGTGGGCATATACCTGGATTATGAAGGAGGGCAGGTGTCCTTCTATAATGCTAAAACCATGACCCACATTTACACCTTTAGTAGCACTTTCATGGAGAAACTTTATCCCTATTTCTGCCCTTGCCTTAATGATGGTGGAGAGAATAAAGAACCCTTGCATATCTTACATCCACAGTAA
- the TRIM69 gene encoding E3 ubiquitin-protein ligase TRIM69 isoform X4, whose product MEVSSRPSSNIDPGNYGEVHDLITQIPSKVQIQDITKELHCPLCNDWFRDPLMLSCGHNFCQACIQNFWKQQAKETFCPECKMLCQYSNCTFNLVLEKLVEKIKKLPLLKGHPQCPEHGENLKLFSKPDGKLICFQCKDARLSVEQSKDFLQISDAVCFFMEELTIHQGQLEATLKELQSLKNMQKDAIAAYKDITSLLDSLEQGTRVLMPRELISRKLNPGLYKGPIQYMMWREMQSSLSPGLSSLTLDPKTAHPNLMLSKNRTSVWHGDIKQVMPDDPERFDSSVAVLGSKGFTSGKWYWEVEVAKKTKWTVGVVRESIIRKGSCPLTPEQGFWLLRLRNQIDLKALDLPSYSLKLTNNLNKVGIYLDYEGGQVSFYNAKTMTHIYTFSSTFMEKLYPYFCPCLNDGGENKEPLHILHPQ is encoded by the exons GTATCTTCCAGACCTTCCTCCAACATCGACCCAGGCAACTATGGTGAAGTACATGATCTGATCACCCAAATACCCTCTAAAGTGCAGATACAAGACATTACTAAGGAGCTACACTGCCCACTGTGTAATGACTGGTTCCGTGATCCATTGATGCTAAGCTGTGGCCACAACTTCTGCCAGGCCTGTATCCAAAACTTTTGGAAGCAGCAAGCAAAGGAAACATTCTGTCCTGAGTGTAAGATGCTATGTCAATATAGTAACTGTACATTCAATCTTGTACTGGAGAAGCTGGTAGAGAAGATTAAGAAGCTACCCTTACTCAAGGGCCATCCACAGTGCCCAGAGCATGGAGAGAACCTGAAACTATTCAGTAAGCCAGATGGGAAACTGATCTGCTTTCAATGCAAAGATGCTCGGCTGTCTGTGGAGCAGTCTAAAGATTTCCTGCAGATCTCTGATGCTGTCTGTTTCTTCATG GAGGAGCTCACCATCCATCAGGGTCAACTGGAGGCAACCCTGAAGGAACTTCAGTCCCTGAAGAATATGCAGAAAGATGCTATTGCTGCTTACAAG GATATCACATCTCTCTTGGATAG CTTGGAGCAAGGAACGAGGGTACTGATGCCCAGAGAGCTTATCTCCAGAAAGCTGAACCCAGGCCTATACAAAGGTCCCATCCAATACATGATGTGGAGGGAAATgcagtcctctctctctccag GCTTATCTTCATTAACTCTGGACCCTAAAACAGCTCACCCAAATCTGATGCTCTCCAAAAATCGAACCAGTGTGTGGCATGGTGACATTAAGCAGGTAATGCCTGATGATCCAGAGAGATTTGACTCAAGTGTGGCTGTGCTCGGCTCAAAGGGCTTCACATCTGGAAAGTGGTACTGGGAAGTAGAAGTAGCAAAGAAGACAAAATGGACAGTTGGAGTCGTCAGAGAATCTATCATTCGGAAGGGCAGCTGTCCTCTAACTCCTGAGCAAGGATTCTGGCTTTTAAGACTAAGGAACCAAATTGACCTAAAGGCTCTGGATTTGCCTTCTTACAGTCTGAAATTGACTAACAATCTCAACAAGGTGGGCATATACCTGGATTATGAAGGAGGGCAGGTGTCCTTCTATAATGCTAAAACCATGACCCACATTTACACCTTTAGTAGCACTTTCATGGAGAAACTTTATCCCTATTTCTGCCCTTGCCTTAATGATGGTGGAGAGAATAAAGAACCCTTGCATATCTTACATCCACAGTAA
- the TRIM69 gene encoding E3 ubiquitin-protein ligase TRIM69 isoform X2, producing the protein MEVSSRPSSNIDPGNYGEVHDLITQIPSKVQIQDITKELHCPLCNDWFRDPLMLSCGHNFCQACIQNFWKQQAKETFCPECKMLCQYSNCTFNLVLEKLVEKIKKLPLLKGHPQCPEHGENLKLFSKPDGKLICFQCKDARLSVEQSKDFLQISDAVCFFMEELTIHQGQLEATLKELQSLKNMQKDAIAAYKFLHSKEKNILNDLREEGKALNEEMELNLNQLQEQCLLAKEMLVSIQARMEQQNPFDFLKDITSLLDSLEQGTRVLMPRELISRKLNPGLYKGPIQYMMWREMQSSLSPGLSSLTLDPKTAHPNLMLSKNRTSVWHGDIKQVMPDDPERFDSSVAVLGSKGFTSGKWYWEVEVAKKTKWTVGVVRESIIRKGSCPLTPEQGFWLLRLRNQIDLKALDLPSYSLKLTNNLNKVGIYLDYEGGQVSFYNAKTMTHIYTFSSTFMEKLYPYFCPCLNDGGENKEPLHILHPQ; encoded by the exons GTATCTTCCAGACCTTCCTCCAACATCGACCCAGGCAACTATGGTGAAGTACATGATCTGATCACCCAAATACCCTCTAAAGTGCAGATACAAGACATTACTAAGGAGCTACACTGCCCACTGTGTAATGACTGGTTCCGTGATCCATTGATGCTAAGCTGTGGCCACAACTTCTGCCAGGCCTGTATCCAAAACTTTTGGAAGCAGCAAGCAAAGGAAACATTCTGTCCTGAGTGTAAGATGCTATGTCAATATAGTAACTGTACATTCAATCTTGTACTGGAGAAGCTGGTAGAGAAGATTAAGAAGCTACCCTTACTCAAGGGCCATCCACAGTGCCCAGAGCATGGAGAGAACCTGAAACTATTCAGTAAGCCAGATGGGAAACTGATCTGCTTTCAATGCAAAGATGCTCGGCTGTCTGTGGAGCAGTCTAAAGATTTCCTGCAGATCTCTGATGCTGTCTGTTTCTTCATG GAGGAGCTCACCATCCATCAGGGTCAACTGGAGGCAACCCTGAAGGAACTTCAGTCCCTGAAGAATATGCAGAAAGATGCTATTGCTGCTTACAAG ttcctgcacagcaaagaaaagaacattttaaatgatcTCCGAGAAGAGGGGAAAGCCTTGAATGAGGAGATGGAGCTGAATCTGAACCAGCTTCAAGAACAGTGTCTCCTAGCCAAGGAGATGTTGGTGAGCATCCAGGCACGAATGGAACAGCAGAATCCCTTCGACTTTCTCAAA GATATCACATCTCTCTTGGATAG CTTGGAGCAAGGAACGAGGGTACTGATGCCCAGAGAGCTTATCTCCAGAAAGCTGAACCCAGGCCTATACAAAGGTCCCATCCAATACATGATGTGGAGGGAAATgcagtcctctctctctccag GCTTATCTTCATTAACTCTGGACCCTAAAACAGCTCACCCAAATCTGATGCTCTCCAAAAATCGAACCAGTGTGTGGCATGGTGACATTAAGCAGGTAATGCCTGATGATCCAGAGAGATTTGACTCAAGTGTGGCTGTGCTCGGCTCAAAGGGCTTCACATCTGGAAAGTGGTACTGGGAAGTAGAAGTAGCAAAGAAGACAAAATGGACAGTTGGAGTCGTCAGAGAATCTATCATTCGGAAGGGCAGCTGTCCTCTAACTCCTGAGCAAGGATTCTGGCTTTTAAGACTAAGGAACCAAATTGACCTAAAGGCTCTGGATTTGCCTTCTTACAGTCTGAAATTGACTAACAATCTCAACAAGGTGGGCATATACCTGGATTATGAAGGAGGGCAGGTGTCCTTCTATAATGCTAAAACCATGACCCACATTTACACCTTTAGTAGCACTTTCATGGAGAAACTTTATCCCTATTTCTGCCCTTGCCTTAATGATGGTGGAGAGAATAAAGAACCCTTGCATATCTTACATCCACAGTAA
- the TRIM69 gene encoding E3 ubiquitin-protein ligase TRIM69 isoform X1: MEVSSRPSSNIDPGNYGEVHDLITQIPSKVQIQDITKELHCPLCNDWFRDPLMLSCGHNFCQACIQNFWKQQAKETFCPECKMLCQYSNCTFNLVLEKLVEKIKKLPLLKGHPQCPEHGENLKLFSKPDGKLICFQCKDARLSVEQSKDFLQISDAVCFFMEELTIHQGQLEATLKELQSLKNMQKDAIAAYKENKLHLQQHISLEFLKLHQFLHSKEKNILNDLREEGKALNEEMELNLNQLQEQCLLAKEMLVSIQARMEQQNPFDFLKDITSLLDSLEQGTRVLMPRELISRKLNPGLYKGPIQYMMWREMQSSLSPGLSSLTLDPKTAHPNLMLSKNRTSVWHGDIKQVMPDDPERFDSSVAVLGSKGFTSGKWYWEVEVAKKTKWTVGVVRESIIRKGSCPLTPEQGFWLLRLRNQIDLKALDLPSYSLKLTNNLNKVGIYLDYEGGQVSFYNAKTMTHIYTFSSTFMEKLYPYFCPCLNDGGENKEPLHILHPQ, translated from the exons GTATCTTCCAGACCTTCCTCCAACATCGACCCAGGCAACTATGGTGAAGTACATGATCTGATCACCCAAATACCCTCTAAAGTGCAGATACAAGACATTACTAAGGAGCTACACTGCCCACTGTGTAATGACTGGTTCCGTGATCCATTGATGCTAAGCTGTGGCCACAACTTCTGCCAGGCCTGTATCCAAAACTTTTGGAAGCAGCAAGCAAAGGAAACATTCTGTCCTGAGTGTAAGATGCTATGTCAATATAGTAACTGTACATTCAATCTTGTACTGGAGAAGCTGGTAGAGAAGATTAAGAAGCTACCCTTACTCAAGGGCCATCCACAGTGCCCAGAGCATGGAGAGAACCTGAAACTATTCAGTAAGCCAGATGGGAAACTGATCTGCTTTCAATGCAAAGATGCTCGGCTGTCTGTGGAGCAGTCTAAAGATTTCCTGCAGATCTCTGATGCTGTCTGTTTCTTCATG GAGGAGCTCACCATCCATCAGGGTCAACTGGAGGCAACCCTGAAGGAACTTCAGTCCCTGAAGAATATGCAGAAAGATGCTATTGCTGCTTACAAG GAAAACAAGCTACATCTGCAGCAACACATCTCCTTGGAGTTTCTAAAGCTACATCAGttcctgcacagcaaagaaaagaacattttaaatgatcTCCGAGAAGAGGGGAAAGCCTTGAATGAGGAGATGGAGCTGAATCTGAACCAGCTTCAAGAACAGTGTCTCCTAGCCAAGGAGATGTTGGTGAGCATCCAGGCACGAATGGAACAGCAGAATCCCTTCGACTTTCTCAAA GATATCACATCTCTCTTGGATAG CTTGGAGCAAGGAACGAGGGTACTGATGCCCAGAGAGCTTATCTCCAGAAAGCTGAACCCAGGCCTATACAAAGGTCCCATCCAATACATGATGTGGAGGGAAATgcagtcctctctctctccag GCTTATCTTCATTAACTCTGGACCCTAAAACAGCTCACCCAAATCTGATGCTCTCCAAAAATCGAACCAGTGTGTGGCATGGTGACATTAAGCAGGTAATGCCTGATGATCCAGAGAGATTTGACTCAAGTGTGGCTGTGCTCGGCTCAAAGGGCTTCACATCTGGAAAGTGGTACTGGGAAGTAGAAGTAGCAAAGAAGACAAAATGGACAGTTGGAGTCGTCAGAGAATCTATCATTCGGAAGGGCAGCTGTCCTCTAACTCCTGAGCAAGGATTCTGGCTTTTAAGACTAAGGAACCAAATTGACCTAAAGGCTCTGGATTTGCCTTCTTACAGTCTGAAATTGACTAACAATCTCAACAAGGTGGGCATATACCTGGATTATGAAGGAGGGCAGGTGTCCTTCTATAATGCTAAAACCATGACCCACATTTACACCTTTAGTAGCACTTTCATGGAGAAACTTTATCCCTATTTCTGCCCTTGCCTTAATGATGGTGGAGAGAATAAAGAACCCTTGCATATCTTACATCCACAGTAA